One window of the Eucalyptus grandis isolate ANBG69807.140 chromosome 8, ASM1654582v1, whole genome shotgun sequence genome contains the following:
- the LOC104415193 gene encoding pathogenesis-related protein STH-21 produces MGVTTFTQEFTTPIAPSRMFKALIVDSHNLIPKIAPQGIKNIEFVEGNGGVGSIKVTNFAEGGHLKFLKHKIDALDTENLVCKYTLIEGDVIFDKIESIVYEVQFLASSNGGCLCKMTSEYHTKGDVELKEDDIKQGKEKAMGLYKVVEEYLLANPDIYV; encoded by the exons ATGGGTGTCACCACATTTACCCAAGAATTCACCACCCCCATTGCTCCATCTAGAATGTTCAAGGCTTTGATTGTTGATTCTCACAACCTGATTCCCAAAATTGCCCCTCAGGGTATTAAGAACATCGAGTTCGTCGAAGGAAATGGAGGAGTTGGAAGTATCAAGGTCACCAACTTCGCCGAAG GTGGTCACTTGAAGTTCTTGAAGCACAAAATCGATGCTCTCGACACCGAGAACTTGGTCTGCAAGTACACTTTGATTGAAGGTGACGTGATATTTGACAAGATCGAATCGATTGTCTATGAGGTTCAATTCTTGGCTTCGAGCAACGGTGGATGTCTTTGTAAGATGACTAGTGAATACCACACTAAAGGGGATGTGGAGCTTAAGGAAGATGATATCAAGCAAGGCAAAGAAAAGGCTATGGGACTCTACAAAGTTGTTGAAGAGTACCTATTGGCTAACCCCGATATTTATGTTTAA
- the LOC104415191 gene encoding major strawberry allergen Fra a 1.07, whose amino-acid sequence MGVTTFTQEFPTLIAPSRMFKALIVDSHNLIPKIAPQDIKSIEFVEGDGGAGSIKVTNFAEGGHLKFLKHKIDFLDTENLVCKYTLIEGDVIFDKIEKVIYEVQFLASSNGGCICKMISEYHAKGDVELNEEDIKRGKEKATGLYKVIEEFLLANPDAYA is encoded by the exons ATGGGTGTCACCACATTTACCCAAGAGTTCCCCACCCTCATCGCTCCATCTAGAATGTTCAAGGCTTTGATTGTTGATTCCCACAACCTCATTCCCAAGATTGCCCCTCAGGATATCAAGAGCATCGAGTTcgttgaaggagatggaggagcTGGAAGCATCAAGGTTACCAACTTTGCTGAAG GTGGTCACTTGAAGTTTCTAAAGCACAAAATTGACTTCCTCGACACGGAGAACTTGGTCTGCAAGTACACTCTAATTGAAGGCGATGTGATCTTCGACAAGATCGAAAAGGTCATCTATGAGGTTCAATTCTTGGCTTCAAGCAATGGTGGATGCATATGTAAGATGATCAGTGAATATCACGCTAAGGGGGATGTAGAACTCAATGAAGAAGATATCAAACGGGGCAAAGAAAAGGCTACGGGACTCTACAAAGTTATTGAAGAGTTCCTATTGGCAAACCCTGATGCCTATGCATAA
- the LOC104415192 gene encoding major allergen Pru ar 1, producing the protein MGITTFTQEFTTPIAPSRMFKALILDSHNLIPKIAPQGIKSIDFIEGDGGVGSIKQTNFADGGHLQYLKHKIDALDSDNLICKYTLIEGDVIFDKIESVVYEVKFEASSNGGCICKMSSVYHTKAGAELKQEEIKQGKDKAMGLYKVVEEYLSANPDVYA; encoded by the exons ATGGGCATCACTACCTTTACCCAAGAATTCACTACCCCAATTGCCCCATCGAGAATGTTCAAGGCCTTGATTCTCGATTCCCACAATCTCATCCCCAAAATTGCCCCCCAAGGCATCAAGAGCATTGATTTCattgaaggagatggaggagtTGGAAGCATTAAGCAGACTAACTTTGCCGATG GTGGCCACTTGCAATATTTGAAACATAAGATCGATGCTCTCGATTCTGATAACCTCATCTGCAAGTATACCTTGATTGAAGGTGATgtgatttttgataaaattgaatcCGTTGTCTATGAGGTCAAATTTGAGGCTTCAAGTAATGGTGGATGCATATGCAAGATGTCCAGTGTGTACCACACGAAAGCTGGTGCGGAGCTTAAGCAAGAGGAGATCAAACAAGGCAAAGATAAGGCTATGGGGCTATACAAGGTTGTCGAGGAGTACCTTTCAGCCAATCCCGATGTCTATGCTTGA